A section of the Candidatus Sulfotelmatobacter sp. genome encodes:
- a CDS encoding peptidoglycan-binding domain-containing protein: MATHIVQQGEHLPGIAAQFGFSDHKTLWDDPNNSELKKLRGNPLVLLPGDQVFIPERETRTESASTEQRTKFTATSQALKLRVKLLDLSEDPIDRSGHATTSAGTVDVSPQDHIYEMDIQATDKNVSLKFDPDPAFEVKLAVGSLDPVKEQSGQQERLNNLGYFAGFSKKIDPQQFQFAVEEFQCDRKKQGLKVDGKIDESTPNGKKTQQALEKDHGV; the protein is encoded by the coding sequence ATGGCCACGCACATCGTGCAGCAGGGGGAACATCTCCCGGGCATCGCGGCCCAGTTCGGATTCTCTGACCACAAGACGCTCTGGGATGATCCGAATAACTCGGAGCTGAAGAAGCTCCGCGGGAATCCCCTGGTGCTCCTGCCGGGAGACCAGGTGTTCATTCCGGAGCGCGAGACCCGCACGGAATCGGCTTCCACCGAACAGCGCACGAAGTTCACGGCGACGAGCCAGGCCCTGAAGCTGCGGGTGAAGCTCCTGGACTTGTCCGAGGACCCGATCGACCGTTCGGGGCATGCGACGACCAGCGCCGGGACCGTGGATGTCTCGCCGCAGGATCACATCTACGAGATGGATATCCAGGCCACGGACAAGAACGTGTCCCTGAAATTCGATCCCGACCCGGCCTTCGAAGTGAAACTGGCCGTCGGATCGCTCGATCCGGTCAAGGAGCAATCCGGGCAGCAGGAGCGATTGAATAACCTCGGCTACTTTGCCGGCTTCAGCAAGAAGATCGATCCGCAGCAGTTTCAATTTGCGGTGGAAGAGTTTCAGTGCGACCGGAAGAAACAGGGGCTGAAGGTGGACGGGAAGATCGACGAATCCACCCCGAACG